GAAGCTGGAGAGCGCACAGCAGATCCAGGCGTGGATAGACTACGACGGCGGTAGCAGTCTGCTCAACGTGACCGTCGCCCCAGTGTCCGTGACTGGCCGGCCGCAGCGGCCGCTCATATCAACAAAGCTTGATCTCCGATCGGTCTTCAAGGAGAACATGTACGTCGGCTTCTCCTCGGCGACGGGGAAGCTCGCGAGCTCGCACTACATCCTGGCATGGAGTTTCCGGACCAATGGGCTCGCCCAGCCCATCGATCTCCGGCGTCTGCCAAAGGTCCCCAGGCAGAGAACGCCGGCTCCCAAGGTCCTCATCATCAAATTCGCCGCGGTGGCTTGTGCGGGAACGATCACCTTGGTTGCCGCAGCGATGGTTACTGTGCTCTGGCTCCGGCGTAGAGCGGCGCTCGCCGACAAACTGGAGGACTGGGAGCTAGAAGTAGAACACCCCCAGAGGATTCCATACATAGAGCTCTACAAGGCGGCCAGGGGGTTCAAGGAGAGCGGGTTTCTTGGCTCGGGTGGATTCGGCCACGTGTACAAAGGCGTGCTCGGACGTCGTCGGTCCGGGTCCGGGTCCGGGCCCGGCGACGAGGTGGCCATCAAGCGGATTTCCAGCGGCACCAAGCAAGGGATGAGGGAGTTCGTCGCGGAGGTCTCGAGCCTGGGGCGGATGCGCCACCGCAACCTGGTGGAGCTGCGCGGGTGGTGCAAGCACGACCAGGACCTGCTCCTCGTCTACGAGTTCATGCCCAACGGCAGCCTCGACGCGCACCTgttcggcggggcggggcggggcgaggtGCTCACGTGGGCTCAGCGGTTCGGCGTCATCCGGGGCGTGGCGCGCGGCCTGCTGTACCTGCACGAGGAGTGGGAGCACGTGGTGGTGCACCGCGACGTGAAGGCCAACAACGTGCTGCTCGGCGCCGACATGGGCGCGCGGCTGGGCGACTTCGGCCTGGCGCGCCTCTACGAGCACGGCGCGGCCCCGGGCACGACGCGCGTGGCCGGCACCCTGGGGTACATGGCCCCCGAGCTCACCGTCACCAGCCGCGCCACCACGGCCACCGACGTCTTCTCCTTCGGCGCGCTGCTCCTCGAGGTCGCGTGCGGCCGCCGGCCCGtcgagcggggcgaggcggcgGACGTGATCTTGGTGCGCTGGGTCCGGGACTGCGGGCTAGACGGCGACCTGCTGCGGGCCGTGGACCCGAGGCTGGACGGGTGCTACGACGCCGCGGAGGCGAAGCTGGTGCTGTGGCTGGGCATGGTGTGTAGCCTGGGACGGCCTGAGGCCAGGCCCAGCATGAGGCAGGTCTGCCAGTTTCTCAACGGCGAGAAGGTGCTGCCGGAGGACTCGGCGCTCGTGTTCTCGGATCCCGACTCCTCCGTGTTCCTTGGGCCCGTGCTCTCCGCCATGACCTTGCCCTCCTCCTGtggcaccatgtcgttcggctcccTGCATGGCGGTCGGTGAGCTAGGGAATATATTAGGGTTAATTAGATCGGTTTTGCTGAAACTCATCTATGGTCTCATTCACCTGCTGAACCGTTTGATTATCGGGCACGCAGAGATTCGTGCAACAACTGCTTTTTTTTCTTGTCCACCACGTTGTTGTCAGAGTTATGGGCTTTCTGTTGCTGGGTTATGGACATATGGGCCTTTTTCTCTGGTCGTGTTTTTTCCCACCTACGAAGAGAGTAtggttttccctcaaaaaaaaaaacgaaGAGAGTATGGTTGTATTCATCAGCAGTTTGGAGGGAACTATGGTGGTATTATCAAAGAGATTgtagagactgagtgtttttacctTTTGCAATTTTGTATTTGAACCTCGAGTTTCAAATTTTGAAGCTCATAACATAGCTAGATATGGTTCTCTTCTTCCTCATGGAAAACATCTGTGGTTGGGATTACCT
This portion of the Triticum dicoccoides isolate Atlit2015 ecotype Zavitan chromosome 7A, WEW_v2.0, whole genome shotgun sequence genome encodes:
- the LOC119332742 gene encoding L-type lectin-domain containing receptor kinase SIT2-like, with protein sequence MAASAAALCLSVLLLIAVCCRSDVNFIYQGFQRAPNLSLDGSASVLRGGALQLTNDSERLVGHAFYGSPVALGTLDDSQSGGGLAVSSFSTAFVFDIVTVGTGGGHGLAFVVAPSRALPGASPEIYLGVLGPNTNGKVSNHVFAVEFDTVTDLGMNETNGNHVGVDVNSLVSNVSEQAAYYTTGADGEDMKVPVKLESAQQIQAWIDYDGGSSLLNVTVAPVSVTGRPQRPLISTKLDLRSVFKENMYVGFSSATGKLASSHYILAWSFRTNGLAQPIDLRRLPKVPRQRTPAPKVLIIKFAAVACAGTITLVAAAMVTVLWLRRRAALADKLEDWELEVEHPQRIPYIELYKAARGFKESGFLGSGGFGHVYKGVLGRRRSGSGSGPGDEVAIKRISSGTKQGMREFVAEVSSLGRMRHRNLVELRGWCKHDQDLLLVYEFMPNGSLDAHLFGGAGRGEVLTWAQRFGVIRGVARGLLYLHEEWEHVVVHRDVKANNVLLGADMGARLGDFGLARLYEHGAAPGTTRVAGTLGYMAPELTVTSRATTATDVFSFGALLLEVACGRRPVERGEAADVILVRWVRDCGLDGDLLRAVDPRLDGCYDAAEAKLVLWLGMVCSLGRPEARPSMRQVCQFLNGEKVLPEDSALVFSDPDSSVFLGPVLSAMTLPSSCGTMSFGSLHGGR